In Lodderomyces elongisporus chromosome 1, complete sequence, the DNA window CTTTGTCGCATTTCCGCTACAAAATTTTATTGATACAAGACCACGTGAGCGGTCATCATTACCATTATTATCAATGTTTATGAATAATGTTTATTACCAGTGTATACCAATACCATTTAATACTGTACTATTCTAAATTCTAAATTTCAACTATACTTCCGCCGCCCCCTCCTCCGCCTCCTCCTCTCTTTGACGCTTTATATCATCTATAGATCCCAAAACCATTTCATTCTTACGCAATTCTCTCACCTTTTCGGCTCTGGTCATTGGCTTAACACCTGTTCTAATCTCAATCTCCCTACGCCTGCTAGCCTCGGCATCTTCTTTAAATGCCTTCTCGCGCTCAAGTGCTATCGCATTCATACTTTCTTCATGCTCCAACCTCACTCTACGCAAATCTTCATTATACTGCTCCATCGTCTTAACACCATTCTTGATGTTTTTGCAATACTCATCGAAATCTACCGGTAATTTCCTTCGAAGCGCAACTTCGACAACTTCGGGATATTTCTTCTCCTCTAATGCAAATCTCGCTTTAACTTGTTTTCTGGTTCTGTGAGGAAACATTTGCGCAATCAACGAGAAATCAGTGCCAAACATACTAAGTGCCTTGTAAAACTCATGGCGCTCCATCGATGACCACTTGTCTGTATGAGATTGCTTACCATAGGTATTGGATTTTACAGGGTTTGCATATGGGTTTGATTGCTCAACAGTCCGAGTGGAAGTATCCGCCCTGTGCTTAACAACCACAGCGGACTCCTCACTATACTTAATTTTCCCATCCACCAAAGTCAATTGCAAAGTTGTAGAAGTCAGAGGCtcatcatcagcatcaaGTTTCAAAAAGTCATCCTTTACATCCTGAACCGCTCTGCCATTACCGTTGCCACTACCATATCCATTACCAGCAGCATTTCGaatctcttcttctgtCCCGCCTTCATTCATCAACGTTGCCTGTTCAAGCGAAATACCTTCATTTCTCGCCTTCTCTCGGTTTAGTCGTCTCTGTAATTTTTGGCGCttcctttctctctctgcCTCTTGGACCAAATTATAATTCGAGCTCACTTCACCAATTTTCAAAGTTGGCTTACACAAGTCTGCCATCGTCATTCCCTCATAGTCAAACTCAAGCTCATTGTATAGCGACAAATCCTCCTCCTTTATATGACTAGGCAATTGGTTCACACTACTAATTTTTGTGACTAAATTGTCGGGCTCAACTGGAATAATATCCTCAAGTTTGATATCAGATGTCCTGGAGAACTCGTTGGCGCTATTAGCAGCATCCCGAAGTACTgctgtttttcttctataCTTGCGTACTTTGTTCGTCACCGGGTCCAAGCCAAGCACAAAGTCTGCACTCACGCCCTCTTTTGTTGGTGAAGTGCTTCTATGGAAGTTTTCATTGTTCTTCTCTGTATCCTTCTCGGCTTCATTCATGATTTTACTGATTGGTgcagcaccagcagcagccTTTGCTGCTAGAGTTAACAGCggcaatgatgatgatgatgatgatgacgacgcagctgcagcagcagcagcagcagcagtagctGCCGTGGCGGCGGCGGCTACAGGTTCTGGATATGGTGCTAATGTTTGTTCCTTTGATGTTTTTGACGCATGCTTTGAATGGGTAACGGGTTTGGGTGCAATAGTGGATGGTTTTAATGCAGGTGCCACATTCAAGGGCAAACCTGCTTGTGACAGCGACCTTCTTCGAGATGCTCTAGTCAGCGATCTTCTCCTCTTTGTGGCCTTATGCTGAGGAATGATGATCTTTGCAGATTGTTGGTGCACATGCAGTTGAGAGTGCAGATGATCCAGATAGTTGTGAGATATCGAACCAGAACGGCTCTTGTACCCACCGTGATGTATTCCCGAAAGCCTTCTATGTGTAGTAGAGGCACGTCGACTGGAAATTTTCGTTCCGGTTCCACTATTGTGTTTATCGTTGTTTTCCTCCTCATCAGAACTATCTGCAATAGCCGAATCTGGTAGCTTGAGTTTATGATTAAGCTTGTCCGTGGGACCTACATTCTCGTCGTCTTCAATAGCCAGTCGCGATGATGCCAAACTCGGGTCAACATTATCTTTTCTTGATACCGATGCATTTTGGTCTTGTAGTTGGGTAGCAGCAGGGGTATCAAGCCCTTCTTTTTGACCATACTGTGATTGTAACGTATGTTGTGATACATCTCCTGAGAAATTTCCTGGTACTTCCCCCGAGACGTTGTGAGAAGTACTTTGTACAACACCTAGCGGGGTCGATACTTTTGCTGCCTCTTGAGTTGATGCAGGAGTAGAGAGACCGCGACTGaatactttcttttttgctgcCTTTTTAAACTTTGGCGTGAACTGACTTCCCTTTTTAACAATGCTACTCATTATTGTAGAACTATGTATGTAGATACAAAAGTGGAAAAGAAGGTAAAATGTTGAATTCAGAAGAAGAGGTCAGAGTTTACCTCTTCCTCGCGTTTGTTTAcacaaaaatcaaattgaaaagttaTAGTATCTGCTCTTTCTCCCCattcacacacacacacacacacacacacacacaaaataaaaaaactcTCCACCAGTTCCACGCGCAAACACTcacaaaaattaatataTGTGATATttcatatacatatttaGCTCATCTCTGCTGACTATCTTTGATTTTACAAAATGGATGCAAAACGCATATTCACATGGACTTCAACCAAGTCTGATAATTGGATACTAAAGTTAGGTCTTTTGTCAAATGAGGAATTTATTGCATCTACAAGTAGTGGATCCATTGTTGGGTATTCATTAGCAAAACAATCGCCACGTTTATTATACAGCATTGAAGGTGCACACGAATCCAGTATCAACGATTTACAAGTGATTGATGAGCATACCATAGCTACCTGTTCAACAGATGGTGTAAAGATATGGGACTTACGAGCAAACCAAGCTATTGCACATCTAACCAATAGCAAAAACTCGAATTTTCTATCTCTTGCATATGATAAGAGCACCAACCGGTTAGCAGCTGGAACTGAATTGAATGGTGCAGATGCCGAAGTACATGTTTGGGACCTAAATTCTTCCAGTAATAATGTTGTAAAATCTTTTATTGATTCGCACCACGACGATGTAACTAGTCTTGAGTTTCATCCAACACTTCAACAATACTTGATGTCTGGGTCAACAGACGGATACGTTAATATTTATGATCTATCAGCAcacgatgaagatgaagcaTTGCATCAAGTGATTAATTTTGGCTCGGTTCACTCTTGTCATTTTGTCAGCGAGTCTAGAATATCCATCTTGTCGCATATTGAAACGTTGATGTTCCATGATTTGAACGATACAAATTATGAGACTCTAGAGAGCCCAAATTTCAATGATATTGGCGATTTACGAGTCAAATGGCCAAAGAATGAATACGTTGTAGAAATATTCCCAAGTGGGTTTGCTGCTTATGGATCGAATTCTGAACAATCTTTAACAGTTTTACCCTTTAACCCACGCAAGGAGAAATTTAAAGAAGCCAAAGCAATTACTTTCCCTGGTGCTCACGGAGAAGATGTCGTTCGCGACGTCTTGATATTACCCGAGGCTAAGCGATGTCTTACTTGTGGAGAAGATGGCAAAATAAGCTTATGGGAATTGCCTTACGACATGAAGCTGCATAAGTTTGGTCCTAGTCGAGTAACAACTgaagaaacgaaaaatCTTGAAAAGGATGGCTCAAAAACGCACCGCaaaagcagaaaagaaCGAAGATTTAAACCTTATTAGGcattatttttataataGACAAATTTACAATAAAACGGTTgatgcaatttttttcaagtatttgtacataatttttttttttctctcctttgattatctttctttcctttgagtactttttatgttttttcattttttttttctcatttttttggtagTATTGATCAACTATAAAACTATTGCTTTATGGTGTGTACTACTTAGAATCTTCTCACAATGTCTTCAATCACTTCTTGTGTGGTTGAGTTACCTCCCAAGTCTGGAGTCTTGATCTTGTCTTCAGACAAGTTTGCATCGACTGCTTCATATATCTTGGCTGCTGCTTCAGGGTATCCCATGAATTCCAACATCAATGCGGTTGATCTAATAGTGGCAATTGGGTTTGAGATACCTTTACCTTCGATATCTGGTGCTGATCCATGACATGGCTCACCAATTGCAAAGTTTTCACCAACGTTGGCTGAGGGAACCACACCCAAAGATCCAACTAAAGCTGCGGCACCATCACTGAGAATGTCACCGTAGAGATTGGGTGCAACAACGACATCAAAAATCTCTGGTTCTCTAAACATACGGTAAACCATTGAGTCGACAATTTGCTCCTTGTGGTCAACACCGCTGTATTTATCCTTATTGGCATCGTAAACGGACCTGCATGATTCACGGAATAAACCATCCGATTGTGACAAAACATTTGATTTGTGAGTAACAGTCACTGATGGCTTTGAGTGGAGTTGCTCTGAGCCTGGGGAGGCATCGCGAATAGCTTGTCTTTGCAATGCAATGTCGTATGCCATTTTGGCAATTCGTTTTGAAGCAGTTTCACTGATTCTCTTGATTGCTTCAGCTACTTTGGTTCCGTCTTCCTTTTGGTAagtcttttcctctttaaCGTACAAGTCCTCGGTGTTTTCACGAACAATGACCATATCAACCGGTCTACCAACACCCTTGACTGACTTGACAGGACGAACATTGGCATAGAGGCCTAATTTCTTTCTCAAGGCAACAATTGGCGAGGAATATCCTTCAACTTTGGTGGTTGGTGAAGAGACAGCTCCAAACAAAGCTCCGTCACATTCGTTTTTCAATGTTTCAACTGTCTGGTCAGGCAAAGCAGTTCCAGTCTTCTTGAACAATTCAAATCCCGCATCCAAGTTAACAAACTCAAATTGCAAGTCAAATTTCGATGGTAAGCTTTCCAACACTTTTTGACCAGCAGGAATAACTTCTCTACCAATCCCGTCACCTGGAATTAAACCGATTTTGAGTGTTTTCAAAAGCGGAGAGGAGGTTGAAAAACAACGTTTAATAGAATGACTAGTTGACAACATTATTCTTGTATAATTAtgattttgcaacaaattAATTGAATAGCGTTGACGTATGCAAATGTGGTTTGTTAATCCAGAGTGAAGTAAATGAGAAGTGTATTTATTGAAGAGTGAAGAGTGAAGTTTaagaaaagtgaaaaatgaaagttgaaaaatttcCGTAACCGCGATCAAAGCCTCCCttccccccaaaaaaaaaacaaataaaaaaaaagagagaaagagagagaaagatcAATTGAAAAGTATGGAGTTGTATGTGGATTATATGACACAAAAAAGAGgttcattttcttcacaATCTTTTATGGGCAGAGAAGGATATCGAAACGCCGTTCTCGGAAAGTTGAGTGAGTCATCAGTTAACTCGATCATACTGCTAGGTAAATACATtgagaatgaaaataaaagacaaagaaccAAACCCcccaaaacaacaacaacaacaacaacaacaacaacaacaacaacaacaacaacaacaacaacaacaacaacaacacactATCCAACAACCAAACCCATAGTGTTTATAAAGTTCAATGATCAGTTGTTCATAGACTTTGGCTGCGTTAAAAAAGAGGTGGTGATTGCTTAATAGCTGTAAATAATATACAAATGTTCTATGTAATATAAATGCTTTAAAAGCAATGGCGGGAaacaatgatgataaagaattcaaaacagaaaagttataaaaaaaattaaactcaaggaatttatttatttaaacatacatatatacaagaCTAGATGCAAATCATTCGTTACTAATTTGGTCCTAGAATAAATGTACCGGCCGTCTATTCCTCAACCTTTACCAATCCAACCTTTGCAGGTCTCAACACTCTGTCATTTAAGGTGAAACCATTTTGTTGGACGAAAAAGACGGTGCCTGGGGTCTTATCTGGGTGAGGAGCCTCAAACACTGCCTCGTGCAAATTAGGGTCAAATGGTTCATCCAAGGGTTCGATTTTCTTGATACCAAACTTGAAAagtgttttcaaaaacacaTCCTTGGTCATATTAACACCATCATACAAGTTTTTAACCTCGGTGTTTTTCTCCAAAGTTTCTTGTTTGACGTGGCCTAAGGCTAAGTCAAAGTTGTCGACGGACTCGAGCAAGTCTTTGGCAAATTTCTGCAAAGCAAAGTTCTTGGCCTTTTCCACTTCCACTTTTGTAGTTTCTTGTAAATGACGGAAATCAGCCTTTGCTCTGGTATAGTGATTCTTCATTGCTGCCAAATCCTTGTCCTTTTTATCCAATTTCTCTCTCAATTCAATCAACTCTGGACTCTCGACATTTTCAGCTTCAGCTTCTGGTGCTGCTTGCTCAGTATTATGCTCAGCAGTTTGTTCTTCGTtctttggtggtggtgctgctgctgaGGATGATGAAGCATCTCCTTGTTCATTCTGTGAAGCCCTTGTGCTATTGAAACGCTGTCCAATTACTTGTTGTGCATTGAAATACACAGGAGAGCAAGTAGATCTAGCGGATGACAATGTAATAGGGCGAGGAGGTATTGACCTCTTCAAAACATGAGTGAAAGTTCTGTGCATTGTAAAAAGAtttacacaaaaaaaaagaaattaacaAATAAGTTGAGAAAGGTGGGGTAAGGTGGGGTGGGGTGGAGTGAAATGTGGTTGGATAAAGttggaaagagaaaaagccaaaaaaaaaaaaaaaacagaaagggTTTGGTGTGTAATGTTTTGTAAGTGGCGTGGCACTGGTAAACTTGAAAGTCGTGATGTTGCAAGAGTATTTTGCTTCAAAAAATTTTCGATGAACTTCTCTCACGCACTTTTCGCACTAcggcacacacacacacacacacacactcactcacacactcacacacacacacacactcacactagcaggttgttgtttccagctgcaaaaataaaacttcGCTACCATGAAAAGCTCTCAGCGTAAGATACACTTGCATCTTTATAAAGAGCTGAAATGAATTTTATCATTCTGTTTCTGAAGTtgtttccttctctttttcttcttctcttttctttttttgcttcttagCTTTTTAGCTTGTCATCATTTGATCGAGATAAAAGTTTGGCTTCAAAGACACATTATTCTGTTCATTCTTTGAACCAGTATATCGAATAGATTTcgaaaaaagtaaaagaaagttttttttttttactaatCCTTCAACTTTATagttgtttcttctttcaaacTTTCACATCCTCCCAACCTCCCAACCTCTTTTCtcccttcttttctgcTAGCACCAAGTCCCTCTTATTTCGATATTCACTATcgcaaaaggaaaagaaaaaaaaggaaaaaaaaaaacaattaacTTCTTACTTAATTTACCTTCCAATTACAGTACTGGACACGGCACTCTATAAATACAATCTTGATAAATCTTCTGATCATATAttcaataaaataaagtacTACAAGGTAGTGGGATCTTTGTTGTAtaactttttgtttcttgaaaTAACACAATACTTTATCAATCGTAACGTTGTAGATTTCTGTTCTTGTACTATTGTAGTCCAGTGACCAAAGCGTGTGGTTACTCTATAACgtgcttttcattttggcgagacaaacagaaaagcagaaaaaaaaaagtaaaaaaaaaaagtaaaaaaaaaaaacatgaaaaaaaaagggaaaagggaaaagggaaaagggaaaagggaaattttccaaaactcTGATCGAGGAATATACACATCTATAAGCACTCACAAACAGATCCTTCACTACAATCAACTTTAACTTTTCGGTCTTGTTCAACATGTTTCAATCGTTTAGTCGTCCGTTTTCATTGGGTCGGCCATTATTAGAGCAAGTGACCCGGACTCGTAGGGATGTCATCTCGCCCAAATTAGCCGGAACCATATTCAGACAACCCGACTTACCATTAaacagagaaagaaaattgagaagaaaagaaaagagattaAAGAGACAAATTGTTCGTGATGTTAATACTTTGAAACAGCATGAGCTTCAGAATGTTCCATTGAAGGTTGATCCAGTACTAGGTGACCCCAAGTGTAATTTTTTCACACGAATCAtgcaaaaagttgaaaactCTGAGGCTAACCTTGCATTTGGAATCGATAGACtcgaaatggaaaagatcATTTATGCCGCAGACAAAATAGCTCTTGAGAAAGTATCCGATAACGAAGTTTTGCGAGAAaatgagaaacaaaaggcGCAACGCAAGAAAGATGCTTTGTTGACTATTTTGAACTTGAAGAATACCGATAATTCTGACAAGAGGAAAATGGCTGTTAAGTTTGCTCGCGAAGAACTTCAAAGAGAACCGGGTGACACTGCTTCGCCTGAGGTCCAGGCCGCTGTGTCGACAGTGAAGATACATTTCATGATGAGACACGTTAAGGAGAATAAACATGATCATCCAACAAGGCTCTTGGTCAGAAACTTGGTACAAAGCAGACAAAAGATTCTAAGgtatttgaagaagaagaacccGGAGAGGTATTACTATGCATTGGCCAAGTTGGGCTTAactgatgatgttgttgttaaggAATTCACTATGGGCTACAAATACTTGCAAGATTACCAAATCTGGGGTGACCAAGTGCTAGTCAAGGAAACTCAAagcgaaaagaaaaagaaattcagACTTAAGAAACTTAGGGAGAAGGTCAACACTTATCACGAGGTTGCAAAGAAGAATTACGAGATCATGAAAACAGAAGGTATCAAGCCAAGTTCCAACTAAGAGGAGTcataataaatatatatgtatatatatatatatatacatatttgTATTGAAGCctcttttgattctttaATAAAACTAAATTGTATATAGactttttctgtttcttttttcttttcttttacgcCTCATTTATTTTGTAGTATTCATCTCATTTTGCATGCTTTCCGATATTCGAATGATTTTGTCAATATCCACGGGCTCTGCCTTGATAAGATTGGCTTGGTTTTGGATTGGCACTAGTATTTCTTGTATTTCGTAATTTATTAGTGATGCATTGTCTCGAAGTCTACTTAACGTTTCAGCTAAAGTATCGTTATCTGTTGCAAGCTTGTCGTAAATTGTCTCTAGCCCATTAAGTATGTCTTCTTTATTGGTCACCACAACCGAATCAATTATTTCAGATGGGGCCAATTTGTCCAAATGTACCGGCTGCAAGGCAGAGTCTGTCTTTACCGATCCCTTGgcgtttgtgtttgtgtttgtgctTGATGTTGTATTGGTGTTGgatgttgctgctgaaTTAGCTTCACGCCTTTGTTCTGCCAATTGAGTGATTTCATCAAGCTCATTTAGCTTGCTGCGTAAATCATTCTCTTCATAGATTTGATCAAACTCAGCTATAGTTTCTTCGTACAAATACTTCAGTAGTTGTGCCAACCCTGTTTCCAAGCTTTTCAAACCTATTGGAGATTGCGCAATATCTAAGTAACAAGTTTCAATCTGCTCTTTGCTAATTGACCTCAGAAGTACCTGCTCAACTGCTTTTTTCCCTACTGTTTGAAGTCTCTCATAGCGCATTTTATGTACACCGCTGGAATTGCTCAttgttatatttttttttcaaagaaaaaaaaggtaagGAACAGAAAACAAGCACAATAATGAAATGGATGCTGAAATAATATTGCTGGTGTTTTATAGGAGTAATTTACAATTCTGTCCCCTGTTGGTGTTTATGGTTTAGTTAAATGTTGTTTATTAATTGTAAATCTTCAAGTATCGAGTATCGAGTTTTGtgtattttctttgttaTGGATACCTCAAGAGAAGTTGATTGTTTgtctctcttcttcttcttcttcttcttcttcttcttctcttttttgattataaaaaattaactaaaaataaaaaataaaaaataaaacagaacaaaaaaaaacgtgtgtgtgtgtgtgtgtgtgtgtgaaaaCTAAATTGTAACACTCGCATCTAACAGAAAATTAGTCCCATTGAGTTTGTCTATCTGGGGAAAAGCAAGCTTGGTAATATTCCTATTTCAACAACTAAAATAGTATCCTTGTATAGCCACAATACACCAGTCCAACGCCATCACCTCCTCCCTCAACCCCCCGAATTCTTTTctaatatatacatatattttccatttcagCATTAATATGT includes these proteins:
- a CDS encoding uncharacterized protein (BUSCO:EOG09265C25), which translates into the protein MSSIVKKGSQFTPKFKKAAKKKVFSRGLSTPASTQEAAKVSTPLGVVQSTSHNVSGEVPGNFSGDVSQHTLQSQYGQKEGLDTPAATQLQDQNASVSRKDNVDPSLASSRSAIEDDENVGPTDKLNHKLKLPDSAIADSSDEEENNDKHNSGTGTKISSRRASTTHRRLSGIHHGGYKSRSGSISHNYSDHSHSQSHVHQQSAKIIIPQHKATKRRRSSTRASRRRSSSQAGLPLNVAPALKPSTIAPKPVTHSKHASKTSKEQTLAPYPEPVAAAATAATAAAAAAAAASSSSSSSSLPSLTLAAKAAAGAAPISKIMNEAEKDTEKNNENFHRSTSPTKEGVSADFVLGLDPVTNKVRKYRRKTAVLRDAANSANEFSRTSDIKLEDIIPVEPDNLVTKISSVNQLPSHIKEEDLSLYNELEFDYEGMTMADLCKPTLKIGEVSSNYNLVQEAERERKRQKLQRRLNREKARNEGISLEQATLMNEGGTEEEIRNAAGNGYGSGNGNGRAVQDVKDDFLKLDADDEPSTSTTLQLTLVDGKIKYSEESAVVVKHRADTSTRTVEQSNPYANPVKSNTYGKQSHTDKWSSMERHEFYKALSMFGTDFSLIAQMFPHRTRKQVKARFALEEKKYPEVVEVALRRKLPVDFDEYCKNIKNGVKTMEQYNEDLRRVRLEHEESMNAIALEREKAFKEDAEASRRREIEIRTGVKPMTRAEKVRELRKNEMVLGSIDDIKRQREEEAEEGAAEV
- the LYS12 gene encoding homoisocitrate dehydrogenase, whose amino-acid sequence is MLSTSHSIKRCFSTSSPLLKTLKIGLIPGDGIGREVIPAGQKVLESLPSKFDLQFEFVNLDAGFELFKKTGTALPDQTVETLKNECDGALFGAVSSPTTKVEGYSSPIVALRKKLGLYANVRPVKSVKGVGRPVDMVIVRENTEDLYVKEEKTYQKEDGTKVAEAIKRISETASKRIAKMAYDIALQRQAIRDASPGSEQLHSKPSVTVTHKSNVLSQSDGLFRESCRSVYDANKDKYSGVDHKEQIVDSMVYRMFREPEIFDVVVAPNLYGDILSDGAAALVGSLGVVPSANVGENFAIGEPCHGSAPDIEGKGISNPIATIRSTALMLEFMGYPEAAAKIYEAVDANLSEDKIKTPDLGGNSTTQEVIEDIVRRF
- the MGE1 gene encoding Mitochondrial matrix cochaperone (BUSCO:EOG09264IDN), whose translation is MHRTFTHVLKRSIPPRPITLSSARSTCSPVYFNAQQVIGQRFNSTRASQNEQGDASSSSAAAPPPKNEEQTAEHNTEQAAPEAEAENVESPELIELREKLDKKDKDLAAMKNHYTRAKADFRHLQETTKVEVEKAKNFALQKFAKDLLESVDNFDLALGHVKQETLEKNTEVKNLYDGVNMTKDVFLKTLFKFGIKKIEPLDEPFDPNLHEAVFEAPHPDKTPGTVFFVQQNGFTLNDRVLRPAKVGLVKVEE
- a CDS encoding uncharacterized protein (BUSCO:EOG092643JW); translated protein: MFQSFSRPFSLGRPLLEQVTRTRRDVISPKLAGTIFRQPDLPLNRERKLRRKEKRLKRQIVRDVNTLKQHELQNVPLKVDPVLGDPKCNFFTRIMQKVENSEANLAFGIDRLEMEKIIYAADKIALEKVSDNEVLRENEKQKAQRKKDALLTILNLKNTDNSDKRKMAVKFAREELQREPGDTASPEVQAAVSTVKIHFMMRHVKENKHDHPTRLLVRNLVQSRQKILRYLKKKNPERYYYALAKLGLTDDVVVKEFTMGYKYLQDYQIWGDQVLVKETQSEKKKKFRLKKLREKVNTYHEVAKKNYEIMKTEGIKPSSN